The nucleotide sequence CGAGACGGTGGTCGATGAGGAGCGCTACATGCACCTCGTCCCGCCGTCGCTGCGCGACGTGGCGGTCCTCGTCGAGCCGCTCACGATCGCCGAGAAGGCGCTCATCCAGGTGGACCAGGTGCAGCAGCGGCTCCCGTGGGCCTGCGCGGTCGAGCCGGGCAGGCCGCGGACGGCCTGCCACCGCGCGGTCGTCCTCGGCGCCGGGCCTGTCGGCCTGCTCGGCGCCATGGCGCTCGCCGCGGCCGGCTACGACACCTCCGTCTACTCGCGCGAGCGGGCGCCCAACCCGAAGGCCGAGCTGGTCGCGGCGATCGGCGGGCACTACTACTCGGCCGAGGAGACCTCGATCGAGCGGCTCGCCGAGCAGGTCGGCAACATCGACCTCGTGTACGAGGCGACCGGCGCCTCATCCATCGCCTTCCAGATGATGGAGGTGATCGGCACGAACGGCGTCTTCGTGTTCACCGGCGTGCCGGGGCGGAAGGCGCCGATCGAGGTCGACACCGACGTCATCATGCGGAACCTCGTGCTGAAGAACCAGGTCGTGTTCGGGACCGTGAACGCGGGGCACGAGGCGTTCGAGGCCGCGATCCGCGACCTGACGCTCTTCCAGCAGCGCTGGCCGGCCGCCGTCCGCTCGCTGATCACCGGCCGCTACCCGGTGGAAGCGTACCGCGACCTGCTGCTCGGCCCGGCGCGCGGGATAAAGAACGTCCTCACCTTCGCATAGCCGCGCGGAGTGGCTCGAGGCCGACGGCCTCGGCGGGTTCGCTTCCGGCACCGCGAGCGGCGTCCGGACGCGGCGCTACCACGCGCTCCTCCTCGCCGCGACGGCCCCGCCCGCGGGCCGCGTCGTGCTGGTGAACGGGCTCGAGGCGTGGGTCGAGACCCCGGGCGGGGCAGTCGCGCTCTCCTCGCAGCGCTACGCGCCGGACGTCATTCACCCCGACGGCGCCGAGCGCATCGAGAGCTTCGCGGCCGAGCCGTGGCCACGGTGGACGTTCCGTCTGCCCGACGGCACCCTGATCGAGCACGGGCTCTTCGTCGCGCCCGGGCGGGCGGCGGTGGCCCTCTACTGGCGGCTCCACGAGAGACCTGGCGGGACGCTCGCCGTGCGGCCGCTCGTCTCGGGGCGCGACTATCACGCCCTCCACCACGAGAACCCGGCGTTCCGCTTCGACGCCGAGGTCGCCGACGGGCGCGTGCTCTGGCGGCCGTATCCCGGACTGCCCGCCATCGTCGCGCGCACGAACGGCACGTACGTGCACCAGCCGGACTGGTACCGCAACTTCCTCTACACCGAGGAGCGCGACCGCGGCCTCGACCACGTCGAGGACCTGGCCTCGCCGGGCATCTTCCGCTGGGACCTCAACAGGGGCGAGGCGGTCCTGGTCTTCGCCGCGGAAGGGCACGAGCCCGCGGAGGACCTCGCCACCGTGCGCGCCGCGGAGGAGCGGCGCCGGCGGCGCTTCCCCTCGCGCCTTCACCGGGCGGCGGACGCGTACCTCGTGCGGCGCGGGAGCGGGAAGACGATCGTCGCCGGCTATCCGTGGTTCACCGACTGGGGACGGGACACGTTCATCGCCATGCGCGGCCTCTGCCTCGCCACGGGCCGCCTCGACGACGCGCGCGCGATCCTCGTCGAGTGGGCGGGTGCCGTCTCCGAGGGCATGCTGCCGAACCGCTTTCCCGACCGCGGCGAGGCGCCCGAGTTCAACGCGGTCGACGCCGCGCTCTGGTACGTGGTCGCCGTGCACGAGTTCCTGGAGCTCACCGGGGATGTTGCGGCGCGCGAGCGGCAGACGCTCGTCGGCGCGGTGGAGGCGATCCTCGCGGGCTACGCGGCCGGGACCCGCTACCGCATCCACGTCGATGACGACGGCCTCCTCGCCGCGGGCGAGCCCGGCGTCCAGCTCACCTGGATGGACGCCAAGGTGGGTGACTGGGTGGTCACGCCGCGCATCGGCAAGCCGGTCGAGGTCGAGGCGCTCTGGCTGAACGCGCTCCGCATCGGGAGCGGCTTCTCCGAGCGCTGGGCCGATCTCCACGAGCGGGCGCGGCGCGCCTTCGTGGCGCGCTTCTGGGACGAGACGCGCGGCCATCTCGCCGACGTCGTCGACGTCGACCACCGGCCGGGCACGGTCGACGCGACGTTCCGGCCGAACCAGATCCTGGCCGTCGGCGGCCTGCCGTTCGCGGTCCTCGAAGGGGAGCGGGCCCGCCGCGTCGTCGACGCGGTCGAGGCGCGGCTCGTGACCCCGCTCGGCCTCCGCTCGCTCGCGCCCGGCGAGCCCGGCTACACGCCGCGCTACGCGGGCGGTCCGCGCGAGCGCGACGGCGCGTACCACCAGGGGACGGTCTGGCCGTGGCTCATGGGCGGGTTCGTCGAGGCCTGGGTGCGCGTCCGGGGCGGCACGCCGGCGGCGCGCGCCGAGGCGCGCGGGCGCTTCCTCGAGCCGCTGCTCGCGCACCTCGACGACGCGGGCCTCGGGCATCTCCCGGAGATCGCCGACGGCGACCCGCCGCACACGCCGCGCGGCTGCCCGTTCCAGGCGTGGTCGGTGGGCGAGGCGCTGCGGCTGACGCGTCTCCTCGCCTGACGGCATCGACCGCGCGAGGATGGGGATCGCTGCCCTGCCATTGCTGCGCTGCCACCTCCCCGGCTCCCCGCCCGTATGATACAGGTTTACGGGGCACGCGGTCGGGCCCGGACGAACTCATGCAGTGGGGCTGGCTCCAGGCGCTGGCGGCGAGCTTCCCAAGAGGGCGCCGCCACGGGGCGATCTCGTGGGGCTCGACGCCCTTCGGGCCGCCTGGGTCGGCGCGCTCCCACGCGCGGAGGGACCGGATGAGAGCCGCGGTGGCCGCCCTGGCGTTGTCCGCCGTGATCGCGGCGGAGTCCGTCCGGGCGCAGTCCGCCGCGCCGCCGGTCGACTTCACCATCGCCTTCATCGGCGACCAGGGCCTGGGCTCGAACGCGCAGGCGGTGCTCACCCTGATCCGGAGCGAAGGGGCCGACGTCGTGCTTCATAGCGGCGACTTCGACTACCAGGACGACCCGAAGGCCTGGGACGACCAGATCAGCGGCATCCTCGGCCGCGACTTCCCGTACTTCGCATCGGCGGGCAATCACGACGCGGCCCGGTTCTATGGGCCGGGCGGCTACCAGGAGTTCCT is from Deltaproteobacteria bacterium and encodes:
- a CDS encoding zinc-binding dehydrogenase, with the protein product MKAVAVVPGKRQVQLIDQEPPRLTSPTQVKLRMLEVGVCGTDREICAFQYGTPPAGSEHLVIGHESLGQVVEVGPEVTRLEGGDLVITMVRRPCPHAECVACRAGRQDFCFTGDFSERGIKNLHGFMTETVVDEERYMHLVPPSLRDVAVLVEPLTIAEKALIQVDQVQQRLPWACAVEPGRPRTACHRAVVLGAGPVGLLGAMALAAAGYDTSVYSRERAPNPKAELVAAIGGHYYSAEETSIERLAEQVGNIDLVYEATGASSIAFQMMEVIGTNGVFVFTGVPGRKAPIEVDTDVIMRNLVLKNQVVFGTVNAGHEAFEAAIRDLTLFQQRWPAAVRSLITGRYPVEAYRDLLLGPARGIKNVLTFA